A part of Halobacillus shinanisalinarum genomic DNA contains:
- a CDS encoding ABC transporter ATP-binding protein — protein MFLETKNVTKKFGGLVAVNNVDFSIEKGKVNAIIGPNGAGKSTFFNLVSGTYPLSSGQVIYKGKDITRLPPNKIAKLGIARTFQTTNLFEKSTVLDNVIVGHRLRTKSNLIDAILRTKRFKREEQKCREKAMEVLEFVGLTGIADKMAANVTQEEKKRVAFALALATDPEIVFLDEPAAGINPDETEGLAELMRKMVENGITVCLIEHKMQMIMKLADHIMVLNYGEKIAEGTPEEIMNNQTVIEAYLGGDASA, from the coding sequence TTGTTTTTAGAAACGAAGAATGTAACGAAAAAATTCGGTGGTCTAGTTGCTGTAAACAATGTGGATTTTTCCATAGAGAAAGGGAAGGTCAACGCGATTATTGGTCCAAACGGGGCAGGGAAATCAACATTCTTTAACTTGGTTAGTGGAACCTACCCTTTAAGCTCTGGTCAGGTTATTTATAAGGGGAAGGATATCACAAGACTTCCTCCTAATAAGATTGCCAAACTTGGTATCGCACGAACGTTCCAGACAACCAATCTATTTGAAAAGTCCACTGTACTCGATAACGTTATTGTAGGGCATCGATTACGTACAAAATCAAATTTGATTGATGCTATTTTAAGGACGAAACGATTCAAAAGGGAAGAACAAAAATGTAGGGAAAAAGCGATGGAGGTTTTAGAGTTTGTCGGATTAACAGGTATAGCTGACAAAATGGCTGCCAATGTAACACAAGAAGAGAAAAAACGTGTTGCCTTCGCGCTTGCTCTGGCAACTGATCCAGAAATTGTTTTTTTAGATGAACCAGCAGCGGGCATTAACCCAGATGAAACAGAAGGCCTTGCTGAATTAATGAGAAAAATGGTGGAAAACGGAATAACCGTTTGTTTAATTGAGCACAAAATGCAAATGATTATGAAACTGGCAGACCACATTATGGTTTTAAATTACGGTGAAAAAATTGCAGAGGGTACCCCAGAGGAAATTATGAATAATCAGACGGTTATAGAAGCTTATTTAGGGGGCGACGCCAGTGCTTAA
- a CDS encoding branched-chain amino acid ABC transporter permease, which produces MSSLLRKRIMIIGLIVIAGVFPFITQNEYWLHILTLAFIWMIAVYGLNLLAGYTGYLSLAHAGFFAIGAYSLGLLTVKAGMGYWSALALACLITSSIGLLIGLVALRTKEHFFAIYTLCVGYVIYLVIDKWDSLTGGVRGLIGIPAPSNIGPISFQSPLSQYYLILFFLLLTVFVMYRIVHSLTGRTFIAIRNSEELAQTIGISTMKNKLTVFVLSTFFAGLAGALYASFIRFIGPDIGYITIIFDFLTYLLVGGIGTLAGPIVGTFLVVWVSQSLQFLQDYRMLIFGPLLTLLIIFYPRGIVGAFFDWRIKRSYKRTKRSSKARHSKGQYTDSQSESEQKIKEG; this is translated from the coding sequence ATGTCATCACTTCTAAGGAAAAGAATAATGATCATTGGCTTAATTGTCATTGCCGGGGTTTTTCCGTTTATCACGCAAAATGAGTATTGGCTTCATATTTTAACCTTAGCGTTTATCTGGATGATTGCCGTATATGGACTGAACTTATTAGCGGGTTATACAGGTTATTTATCTCTTGCCCATGCAGGTTTCTTTGCGATCGGAGCTTATTCACTAGGATTGTTAACAGTCAAAGCTGGTATGGGTTACTGGTCTGCGCTGGCTTTAGCTTGTTTGATTACTAGCTCGATTGGTCTTTTAATTGGATTAGTTGCCCTAAGAACAAAAGAACACTTTTTTGCAATCTATACACTATGTGTTGGATATGTTATCTATCTAGTCATTGACAAATGGGATAGTTTAACGGGAGGGGTCCGCGGTTTAATTGGCATTCCCGCACCTTCTAATATTGGTCCGATATCCTTCCAGAGTCCACTCTCACAATATTATCTTATTCTATTTTTCCTTTTACTTACTGTTTTTGTTATGTATCGAATCGTTCACTCTCTTACTGGGCGAACATTCATCGCGATTAGAAATAGTGAGGAACTGGCTCAGACAATAGGAATATCAACAATGAAAAACAAGTTAACCGTTTTTGTCTTATCTACCTTTTTCGCAGGTTTAGCTGGTGCTTTGTATGCCTCCTTTATTCGATTTATCGGTCCAGACATCGGCTACATTACCATTATCTTTGACTTTCTTACGTATTTGCTGGTGGGAGGAATCGGTACACTCGCAGGGCCGATCGTTGGTACGTTCCTTGTTGTTTGGGTATCACAGTCCCTTCAATTTTTACAGGATTATCGAATGCTCATTTTCGGACCTCTTTTAACATTGCTTATCATCTTTTATCCAAGAGGAATTGTAGGAGCGTTTTTTGACTGGAGAATTAAACGGTCATATAAGAGGACGAAAAGATCCTCAAAAGCCAGGCATTCGAAAGGACAATATACGGATTCTCAATCAGAGTCTGAGCAAAAGATTAAGGAGGGGTGA
- a CDS encoding branched-chain amino acid ABC transporter permease, producing the protein MDILTQQLFNGLTIGSVYSLVALGLTLVYGILHIPNFAHGALYMLGAYITLTSMLLWNFNYWLAMAISILVVGLLGVLMDRLVFHQLRNAPPIHDKIAAIGILLFLEALAQLIWGADYRSMDTPYGQVVDVFGLTVTMQRVLINVGAIAVMVVLYLFLKKTFIGSTIIAMAQNRQGAHLVGINTNKVAMLTFMISGGLAAIAASLSAPINLVFPGMGHLVILKAFVIIILGGMGSIPGAIIGGYILGFSESLGATYISSDYKDIIAFVLLILILSIKPKGLFSREGF; encoded by the coding sequence ATGGATATTTTAACACAGCAACTTTTTAATGGGTTAACGATAGGGAGTGTTTACAGCCTTGTAGCTTTAGGCTTAACCCTCGTTTATGGGATTTTACACATTCCTAACTTTGCCCATGGAGCTTTGTATATGCTGGGGGCTTATATAACGTTAACCTCCATGCTTTTATGGAATTTTAATTACTGGCTGGCCATGGCCATTTCCATCCTGGTTGTTGGGTTGCTTGGTGTATTGATGGATCGACTTGTTTTCCATCAATTGAGAAATGCACCACCCATACACGACAAAATCGCTGCAATAGGAATATTATTGTTTCTTGAGGCCTTGGCCCAGTTAATCTGGGGGGCTGATTACCGCAGTATGGATACCCCTTATGGGCAAGTTGTGGATGTTTTTGGCTTAACAGTAACGATGCAGAGAGTTCTCATCAACGTTGGGGCGATTGCTGTCATGGTTGTGTTGTACCTGTTTTTGAAAAAGACATTCATTGGTTCAACGATTATCGCGATGGCTCAAAATCGTCAAGGAGCTCATCTGGTAGGAATTAACACAAATAAGGTGGCCATGTTGACCTTTATGATCTCTGGTGGTTTAGCCGCTATTGCTGCTTCGCTTTCGGCCCCCATTAATCTCGTTTTCCCGGGTATGGGACACCTTGTTATTTTGAAAGCATTTGTCATCATCATTCTTGGTGGAATGGGGAGTATCCCAGGGGCAATTATTGGCGGTTACATCCTCGGCTTTAGTGAGAGCCTTGGTGCTACTTATATATCTAGTGATTATAAAGATATCATTGCCTTTGTGTTATTAATCCTTATTCTATCGATCAAGCCAAAAGGGTTATTTTCCAGGGAGGGATTCTAA
- a CDS encoding long-chain-fatty-acid--CoA ligase, translated as MQTRHFEFWPKLSKSITFPETPLIDNLTVSAARYPDHEAIYYYGQIITYRQLMDEVTSLAGYLQQNLGVANGEKVLLFMQNSPQFVIGYYAILRAGAVVVPINPMLKTNELEFYVKDCGIENGMIGQELVEQVQPLIDITSLQNLVIASYSDYKGDEFDEMLPAEVAAPRASFEHPGFFSWEDAVQTGAKPGEQTSNADDLAVLPYTSGTTGLPKGCMHTNRTVQANTVGAYHWSRSTTHSKSLMTLPLFHVTGMVHSMHMPIFSGSTMVIMTRWNRETARKLIREQQCTHWVTISTMLIDFLANPDVKAEDLTSLLGISGGGAAFPKAVGERLYQLTGLEFAEGYGLSETIAQTHFNPPERPKMQCLGIPSFDVDSRIIDPVTNDEVGTDEIGEIVVNGPQVMVGYYNREDENESSFIEIEGKSFFRTGDIGRVDEEGYFFIVDRVKRMINASGYNVWPTEVESHLYDHQAVKQACVVGIPDPRKGENIKAFVILNEEFEGEITEEEMIEWSKQHMAAYKYPRVVEFKKEFPTTNSGKILWRKLQEEEKEKVEGANKP; from the coding sequence ATGCAAACCCGTCACTTTGAATTTTGGCCAAAATTATCAAAGTCCATAACTTTCCCTGAAACTCCTCTTATTGATAATCTAACTGTTTCTGCTGCCAGATACCCTGATCATGAGGCCATTTATTATTATGGACAAATCATAACGTATCGTCAGTTGATGGATGAGGTTACATCATTGGCTGGATACTTGCAGCAAAACTTAGGGGTTGCAAATGGGGAAAAAGTATTGTTGTTTATGCAAAACTCTCCTCAGTTTGTGATCGGCTATTATGCGATTTTAAGAGCGGGTGCTGTTGTGGTCCCGATCAATCCAATGCTGAAGACAAATGAGCTTGAGTTTTACGTGAAGGATTGTGGAATCGAAAATGGAATGATCGGTCAGGAGCTGGTTGAACAAGTTCAGCCTTTAATAGACATCACCTCCCTTCAGAACCTTGTGATCGCATCTTATTCGGATTACAAGGGTGACGAATTTGACGAGATGTTACCGGCAGAAGTGGCTGCACCTCGGGCATCTTTTGAACATCCCGGTTTCTTTTCATGGGAGGATGCTGTACAAACAGGAGCAAAACCAGGGGAGCAAACTAGCAATGCCGATGACCTTGCCGTTCTTCCTTATACATCCGGGACGACCGGTCTTCCTAAAGGATGCATGCATACGAACCGAACTGTCCAGGCAAATACAGTGGGAGCGTATCACTGGTCTCGTTCCACAACGCATTCGAAGAGTCTTATGACCTTACCATTGTTTCATGTAACCGGCATGGTCCACAGTATGCACATGCCAATTTTTAGTGGGAGCACAATGGTGATTATGACGAGATGGAATCGTGAAACGGCGCGGAAGCTAATAAGGGAACAACAATGTACGCACTGGGTGACCATTAGTACAATGTTAATTGATTTCCTTGCCAATCCGGATGTGAAAGCGGAGGATCTTACTTCACTCTTGGGTATTTCTGGCGGAGGAGCTGCCTTCCCGAAAGCTGTCGGCGAGAGGCTGTATCAACTAACAGGACTGGAGTTTGCGGAAGGCTATGGTCTGTCCGAGACGATTGCCCAAACACACTTTAATCCACCAGAGCGTCCAAAAATGCAATGCTTAGGAATTCCTTCGTTTGATGTAGATTCTCGTATTATTGATCCGGTAACAAACGATGAAGTGGGAACAGATGAAATTGGAGAAATTGTCGTCAACGGCCCTCAAGTTATGGTCGGTTACTATAATCGGGAAGACGAAAACGAAAGCTCGTTTATTGAAATTGAAGGAAAATCTTTCTTCAGAACGGGTGATATAGGTCGTGTGGATGAAGAAGGTTATTTCTTCATTGTTGACCGTGTCAAACGAATGATCAACGCTTCGGGGTATAACGTCTGGCCTACGGAAGTAGAATCCCACCTATATGATCATCAGGCTGTCAAGCAAGCCTGTGTAGTTGGAATTCCTGATCCACGCAAAGGGGAGAACATTAAGGCTTTTGTCATTTTGAATGAAGAGTTCGAAGGCGAAATAACGGAAGAGGAAATGATTGAATGGTCTAAACAACATATGGCTGCTTATAAATATCCACGAGTTGTTGAATTTAAAAAGGAATTTCCAACAACGAACAGCGGAAAAATTTTATGGCGTAAGCTGCAGGAAGAGGAAAAGGAAAAAGTTGAGGGGGCCAATAAGCCGTAA
- a CDS encoding SDR family NAD(P)-dependent oxidoreductase yields MNRFIDSIAVVTGAGSGIGEQTAIQLAEQGARVVLVGRTPSKLERVADTINNSFPEPVADIFQADVTKEEEVQELGKFIQQKYGDLHVLVNNAGASGKSTILEMEASEWERIQDTNLKSVFLVSKILGKMIIESSEKEEQNENKANRSIVNVASLSGHKAGAKIPHYSSSKAAVINFTKALAVEFAPYGIRVNSVSPGFAETPLTEEGLKNKRFEEAIQRNTALNRVGKPEEIASVISFAASSEASYMTGTDLLVDGGWLVT; encoded by the coding sequence TTGAATAGATTTATAGACTCTATAGCGGTTGTGACAGGAGCGGGCAGTGGTATCGGGGAACAGACAGCCATTCAATTGGCTGAACAAGGAGCTAGGGTAGTGTTAGTAGGGCGCACACCTTCTAAGCTTGAGAGAGTGGCAGATACAATTAATAACTCTTTTCCTGAACCCGTCGCAGATATTTTTCAAGCCGATGTGACAAAGGAAGAAGAGGTTCAGGAGCTTGGGAAGTTTATTCAACAAAAATATGGTGACCTCCATGTGTTGGTGAATAACGCAGGGGCTTCAGGTAAATCTACCATATTAGAGATGGAAGCAAGTGAATGGGAGCGGATTCAGGACACGAATTTAAAAAGTGTCTTTCTCGTATCGAAAATACTTGGCAAGATGATCATAGAGAGCAGTGAGAAAGAGGAACAGAACGAAAATAAAGCCAACCGTTCCATTGTCAATGTTGCTTCGTTGTCAGGTCATAAAGCGGGAGCTAAGATTCCCCATTACAGCTCTTCAAAAGCGGCTGTCATCAACTTTACAAAAGCATTAGCAGTGGAGTTTGCTCCATATGGAATACGAGTCAATTCAGTATCCCCAGGTTTTGCTGAAACCCCGCTAACTGAAGAAGGATTAAAGAACAAGCGATTTGAAGAAGCCATTCAAAGGAATACAGCGTTGAACCGGGTTGGGAAGCCGGAGGAAATCGCAAGTGTCATTTCATTTGCAGCTTCGAGTGAAGCTTCCTATATGACAGGAACCGATCTATTAGTAGATGGTGGATGGCTGGTTACTTAG
- a CDS encoding acyl-CoA thioesterase, translating to MSHDIDVTVRFCETDAAGHVNNTSYFIYLEEARGKFFENVLPNNETSGRFIIAGTECNFLSQAYFNQRLTVSTWVSKIGTKSFRFKHTIKAADTGVLIAEAEAAIVCFNYEEQKSEPIPLSIRQVLEEQLMAN from the coding sequence ATGAGCCATGATATAGATGTCACGGTGAGGTTTTGTGAAACAGACGCTGCTGGACATGTAAACAATACGAGTTACTTCATATATTTAGAGGAAGCACGTGGGAAATTTTTCGAAAATGTTCTACCGAATAATGAAACGTCAGGAAGGTTTATCATAGCTGGGACGGAATGTAACTTTCTGAGTCAAGCCTACTTTAATCAAAGATTAACCGTTTCCACGTGGGTTTCGAAAATAGGCACGAAGAGTTTCCGTTTCAAACATACCATTAAGGCAGCTGACACAGGAGTGTTGATTGCTGAAGCGGAAGCAGCTATCGTTTGCTTCAATTATGAGGAGCAAAAGAGTGAACCTATCCCATTATCTATCAGGCAAGTGTTAGAAGAACAACTTATGGCCAATTAG
- a CDS encoding TetR/AcrR family transcriptional regulator: MRQKIIDKSIGLFDRKGFTETSIQDIVDELEVTKGTFYYYFKSKQELLRDIHLGFIEYLLKHQAVIINDDSKDSRTKLHDAIYMIIHSIKHRKQSARIFFREMRNLGPEYLEQNVEKRDQFRRNLQSLIEEGISKGEFQSDLNSDMITRGILGVTNWSYYWFNPEGDVSDEELASIYLEMILNGINKKD; the protein is encoded by the coding sequence ATGAGACAAAAGATTATAGATAAAAGTATTGGTTTATTTGATAGAAAAGGGTTCACGGAAACATCGATCCAGGATATTGTGGATGAACTCGAGGTAACTAAGGGCACGTTTTATTATTATTTCAAAAGTAAACAAGAGCTGCTTCGTGATATTCATCTCGGCTTTATTGAATATTTGCTGAAACACCAAGCAGTTATTATAAATGATGACTCTAAGGATAGTAGGACAAAACTCCACGATGCGATTTACATGATTATTCACAGTATTAAGCATCGGAAACAAAGTGCCAGGATTTTTTTCAGGGAAATGCGAAATCTTGGCCCGGAGTACCTTGAACAGAATGTAGAAAAAAGGGACCAGTTTCGAAGGAATTTGCAAAGTCTCATAGAAGAAGGGATAAGCAAAGGGGAGTTTCAAAGTGATCTGAATTCCGATATGATTACCCGTGGAATTCTTGGGGTGACGAACTGGAGTTACTATTGGTTCAATCCTGAAGGGGACGTTTCGGATGAAGAGCTTGCCAGCATTTATCTTGAGATGATCTTAAATGGGATTAATAAAAAAGATTGA